Proteins from a single region of Felis catus isolate Fca126 chromosome B4, F.catus_Fca126_mat1.0, whole genome shotgun sequence:
- the LOC111561433 gene encoding uncharacterized protein LOC111561433 has translation MPAQEGHHIHLFPGAPNSQSPESTGGRGSCLTPVPGAGPPPPLPHATDVEGQPGASVGPPGQSLHGRPTCGRRPPGTRDGRWQLWRGESSPRQTLTKGPPSRQAQAILRDAAGALWGKGLPRHGRSRAIWRGPAHPAGDRSVCTLGPGSHFAPRALHHIHQGAGGEGCRRLPPAAWRFWTACAARREFQLMLPGGSEKLQTRVGRQRPALGELVALHQLVAEGRPAEATGHWGTSPKLQLQGSAEGEQGTPLDSIGLLCQCGPQSAASDAPPKQMTTGGSTGPRLSRSCRSSLRSPHKQETPIWVLLVNLSAVTHAPGDRWHSVEVINSRAPHFNAETSPSKSAQLRSYIKKWGF, from the coding sequence ATGCCAGCCCAGGAAGGCCACCACATCCACCTCTTTCCCGGGGCCCCTAATTCCCAGTCACCGGAATCAACGGGAGGCCGAGGCTCCTGCCTCACACCGGTGCCTGGGGCTGGCCCTCCACCGCCCCTGCCTCATGCAACAGATGTGGAAGGACAGCCAGGCGCCTCCGTGGGACCCCCAGGCCAGTCCCTCCACGGGAGGCCCACCTGTGGCAGGAGACCGCCAGGGACCAGGGACGGGAGGTGGCAGCTGTGGCGGGGAGAGAGCTCTCCCAGGCAGACTCTCACTAAGGGGCCACCTTCCCGCCAGGCCCAGGCCATTCTCCGGGATGCGGCTGGTGCGCTGTGGGGGAAGGGCCTCCCCAGACACGGGAGGAGCAGGGCAATCTGGAGGGGTCCAGCTCACCCCGCTGGAGACAGAAGCGTTTGCACCCTTGGTCCCGGCAGCCACTTTGCCCCCAGAGCCCTCCACCACATCCACCAGGGTGCAGGGGGAGAAGGGTGCCGCCGTCTCCCGCCAGCGGCTTGGCGTTTCTGGACAGCCTGTGCTGCCCGCCGGGAGTTTCAACTCATGCTCCCAGGCGGGTCTGAGAAACTGCAGACCAGAGTAGGAAGGCAGCGGCCGGCCCTCGGGGAGCTGGTGGCCCTCCACCAGCTGGTGGCCGAGGGACGCCCTGCAGAAGCCACAGGGCACTGGGGCACCAGCCCCAAACTCCAGCTCCAAGGGTCTGCGGAGGGCGAGCAAGGGACACCACTAGATTCCATTGGCCTCCTGTGCCAGTGTGGGCCCCAGAGCGCAGCCAGTGACGCTCCCCCCAAACAAATGACAACGGGCGGGTCCACGGGCCCTCGCCTCTCCCGCAGCTGTCGCTCCAGCCTCCGATCCCCCCACAAGCAGGAGACCCCGATCTGGGTCCTCCTTGTCAATCTCTCGGCCGTCACCCACGCTCCGGGTGACAGGTGGCATTCTGTAGAGGTCATTAACTCCAGAGCACCACATTTTAATGCAGAAACGAGCCCTTCTAAATCGGCACAGCTGCGAAGCTATATAAAGAAATGGGGattttaa